A part of Aegilops tauschii subsp. strangulata cultivar AL8/78 chromosome 2, Aet v6.0, whole genome shotgun sequence genomic DNA contains:
- the LOC109772220 gene encoding putative lipid-binding protein AIR1B yields the protein MAGKASIALFLAVNLVVFSVASACGGNCPTPSTPTPSTPTPTPGSLGRCPRDALKVGACVNALNLVKVQVGRPTALPCCPLLDGLVDLEAALCLCTVINANVLNIVKLNLPINLSLILNHCGKKAPTGFMC from the coding sequence ATGGCAGGCAAGGCATCCATCGCGCTGTTCCTCGCCGTGAACCTGGTCGTGTTCTCCGTGGCCAGCGCGTGCGGGGGAAACTGCCCGACCCCGTCCACGCCCACCCCATCGACGCCCACCCCGACCCCGGGCTCGCTCGGCAGGTGCCCACGCGACGCGCTGAAGGTGGGCGCGTGTGTCAACGCGCTGAACCTGGTCAAGGTCCAGGTGGGCAGGCCGACCGCGTTGCCGTGCTGCCCGCTGCTGGATGGGCTCGTCGACCTGGAGGCGGCCCTGTGCCTCTGCACAGTGATCAACGCCAACGTCCTCAACATCGTCAAGCTCAACCTCCCCATCAACCTCAGCCTCATCCTCAACCACTGCGGCAAGAAAGCGCCCACCGGGTTCATGTGCTAA